A region of Oxyura jamaicensis isolate SHBP4307 breed ruddy duck chromosome 5, BPBGC_Ojam_1.0, whole genome shotgun sequence DNA encodes the following proteins:
- the CHGA gene encoding chromogranin-A — MGPALLALLLLAVPALSLPVTNDMNKGDTKVMKCIVEVISDTLSKPNPLPISEECLETLRGDERIISILRHQNLLKELQEIAAQGANERTQQQKKNNGFEDELSEVLESQNDENKQRDAAWQHPEEEQPTESLAELPAQKTQQKEDLRKEGKNSLEEREPRPRDADPGEKEDQEEADSNEIRDTEDAQGEGALENHISKDPSEDELQPREDEEEQPGGPRDSLEMEEEGEQPSRQGQEQSKEAVGKRMEREDDGEDAPAEEDPTEAERSLDLAEEDVGAEEMQGEDSNDDALGFGKDGQSSEEEEQPRALRRGRHRLEDEGMQADEDTFQPRDAKSEEMEDESSREWEDSKRWNKMDELAKQLTSKRRMEENDSGEDPDRSMKMAFRSHKYDFSSPEEGVRRSRKHHSKEDSSEGGFPLAPMPEEKKDEEGSANRRTEDQELESLAAIEAELERVAHKLHELRRG; from the exons ATGGGCCCAGCGCTGCtcgccctcctgctgctggccgtgCCCG CTCTCTCTCTTCCTGTGACAAACGACATGAATAAAGGGGACACCAAG GTGATGAAGTGCATCGTAGAGGTCATCTCTGATACTTTATCGAAGCCAAACCCACTGCCAATTAGTGAGGAATGCCTGGAAACACTACGAGGAG ATGAACGAATCATTTCTATCCTTCGCCACCAAAATTTACTGAAGGAACTCCAGGAAATTGCTGCTCAAG GTGCCAATGAGAGGactcagcagcagaagaaaaacaatggctTTGAAGATGAACTTTCTGAAGTCCTTGAAAGTCAGAATGATGAGAACAAGCAAAGAG ATGCAGCATGGCAGCACCCTGAGGAGGAGCAGCCCACGGAGTCCCTGGCTGAGCTACCAGCACAGAAAACCCAACAAAAAGAAGATTTgagaaaggaggggaagaacagcctggaggagagggagCCCAGGCCACGGGACGCTGACCCTGGTGAGAAGGAGGACCAGGAGGAAGCAGACAGCAATGAGATCAGGGACACGGAGGATGCCCAGGGAGAAGGAGCTTTGGAAAACCACATCAGCAAAGATCCGAGTGAGGATGAGCTGCAGCCCCGAGAGGATGAAGAAGAGCAGCCTGGAGGCCCCAGGGACAGCCtggagatggaggaggagggagagcagccttccaggcagggccaggagcagagcaagGAGGCAGTGGGGAAGCGCATGGAGCGGGAGGACGATGGAGAAGATGCTCCTGCAGAGGAGGACCCTACTGAAGCAGAGAGGTCACTTGATTTGGCTGAGGAGGACGTGGGGGCTGAGGAGATGCAGGGAGAGGACA GTAACGACGATGCTCTGGGATTTGGCAAAGATGGGCAGAgctctgaggaggaggagcagccaCGTGCACTGAGACGAGGAAGGCATCGCCTGGAGGACGAGGGGATGCAGGCGGATGAGGACACCTTCCAGCCCAGGGATGCCAAAAGCGAGGAAATGGAGGATGAGTCCTCCAGGGAGTGGGAGGACTCCAAGAGGTGGAACAAAATGGATGAGCTGGCCAAGCAGCTGACATCAAAGAGGCGCATGGAGGAAAACGATAGTGGAGAAGACCCAGACAGGTCCATGAAAATGGCATTCAGGTCCCACAAGTACGACTTCAGCAGCCCAGAGGAGGGTGTGAGAAGGTCACGGAAGCATCACTCGAAGGAGGACAGCAGTGAAGGAGGCTTTCCGCTTGCTCCCatgcctgaagaaaagaaggacgAGGAAGGCAGTGCTAACAGGAGAACAGAG GACCAGGAGCTGGAGAGCCTGGCAGCCATCGAGGCCGAGCTGGAGCGCGTGGCCCACAAGCTGCACGAGCTGAGGCGGGGCTGA